A portion of the bacterium Unc6 genome contains these proteins:
- a CDS encoding AsnC family transcriptional regulator: MKKILEILSKNAKIQAQEIATMLHTSVENIKEQIKKLEKERVIVKYKAVINWDKVKTDIVHAIIEVKVIPIRGKGFDQTAKRIY; encoded by the coding sequence ATGAAAAAGATATTAGAGATATTAAGTAAAAACGCAAAAATACAGGCACAGGAAATAGCAACAATGCTTCATACATCGGTTGAAAATATTAAAGAGCAGATAAAAAAACTTGAAAAAGAACGGGTAATTGTTAAATATAAGGCTGTTATAAACTGGGACAAAGTAAAAACAGATATTGTTCATGCAATAATAGAGGTTAAGGTTATACCCATAAGAGGAAAAGGGTTTGACCAGACTGCGAAAAGAATTTATG
- a CDS encoding NAD-dependent dehydratase, whose product MKRVLVTGGAGFIGSHLCEKLLNKRCEVLCLDSFYTGMRSNILHLLSYPYFEVIRHDICYPICLEVSEIYNLACPASPVHYQHNPIHTIKTSILGSINMLGLAKRVKAKILQSSTSEVYGDPTIHPQPENYRGNVNPTGYRACYDESKRCAETLFFDYHRQHKLKIKVARIFNTYGPKMQANDGRVVSNFIVQALKEEAITVYGDGKQTRSFCYIDDMIDGLLKMMDSPDDFTGPVNLGNPQEWTILELANQVIKITGTKSKIVFNPLPPDDPLQRCPDITLANKELNWKPVIRLEEGLKKTIEYFRKIY is encoded by the coding sequence CTGAAGCGGGTTCTTGTTACAGGTGGGGCTGGATTTATTGGCTCACATCTTTGTGAAAAACTTTTAAATAAAAGATGCGAGGTTCTTTGTTTAGATAGTTTTTATACAGGGATGCGTTCAAATATCCTGCATCTTCTTTCATATCCATATTTTGAGGTTATAAGGCATGATATATGCTATCCAATTTGTTTAGAAGTTTCTGAGATTTATAACCTTGCCTGTCCAGCTTCTCCTGTCCATTATCAGCATAATCCGATTCATACTATAAAAACATCTATCCTTGGAAGCATCAATATGCTTGGCCTTGCAAAAAGGGTAAAAGCAAAGATATTACAGTCCTCCACAAGTGAGGTTTATGGGGACCCAACAATTCATCCACAGCCTGAAAACTACAGGGGCAATGTCAATCCCACAGGATACAGGGCATGCTATGATGAGAGTAAAAGGTGTGCAGAGACACTATTTTTTGACTACCACAGACAGCACAAACTAAAAATAAAGGTTGCAAGAATATTTAATACATATGGACCCAAAATGCAAGCAAACGATGGAAGAGTAGTGAGTAATTTTATAGTACAGGCGTTAAAGGAAGAAGCCATCACTGTATATGGTGACGGTAAACAGACAAGGAGTTTCTGTTATATAGATGATATGATAGACGGACTTTTGAAGATGATGGACAGTCCCGATGACTTTACAGGCCCTGTTAACCTTGGCAATCCTCAAGAATGGACAATACTTGAACTTGCAAACCAGGTTATTAAAATTACCGGAACAAAATCAAAAATAGTTTTTAATCCTCTTCCTCCTGATGATCCGCTCCAGAGATGCCCCGATATAACACTTGCTAATAAAGAATTAAACTGGAAACCAGTTATCAGGTTAGAAGAGGGACTAAAAAAAACCATAGAGTATTTTAGGAAAATATATTAA
- a CDS encoding acyl-CoA dehydrogenase — MDYFLSEQQIMAKELARKIAKEKIQPVSAYYDETEEFPWQIMKVLSESDLFGVYIEEKYGGTGGGVLDLCLVTEELSCACGGIAVCYAASALGTYPIILYGNDVQKQKYLPDLASGKKIAAFGLTEASAGSDISGIQTTAKNQGDYYILNGTKQWITNGGEAETYIIIAMTDKNKGARGASVFIVEKGTPGFTFGKKEKKLGIRASATKELVFTDCEVPKENILGKEGLGFVVAMKTLDISRPGVASQSVGIAQGALDLAVEYARKRVQFGKPIISFQGIQFMLADMATQVEAARALVYSVARMVDSGNTRVSKESAMAKLFASDTAMKVTTDAVQIFGGYGYMRDCPVEKFMRDAKITQIYEGTNQIQRSIIGTGLIKEFASL; from the coding sequence ATGGACTACTTTTTAAGTGAACAACAGATAATGGCAAAAGAACTTGCAAGAAAGATTGCAAAGGAAAAGATACAGCCTGTTTCTGCATACTATGATGAAACAGAGGAATTTCCCTGGCAGATAATGAAGGTTCTTTCAGAGAGCGACTTATTTGGTGTGTATATAGAGGAAAAATATGGGGGAACAGGCGGAGGGGTTCTGGATCTGTGTCTTGTCACAGAAGAGCTTTCCTGTGCATGCGGGGGTATTGCAGTATGTTATGCAGCAAGTGCGTTGGGAACATATCCTATAATACTTTACGGGAATGATGTTCAAAAACAAAAGTATCTTCCAGACCTTGCATCGGGTAAAAAAATAGCTGCATTCGGACTAACAGAGGCAAGCGCAGGTTCTGATATATCAGGTATTCAAACAACCGCAAAAAACCAGGGGGATTATTATATATTAAACGGAACAAAACAGTGGATTACAAACGGTGGGGAAGCAGAAACCTATATAATAATTGCAATGACGGATAAAAACAAAGGAGCAAGAGGTGCAAGTGTATTTATAGTTGAAAAAGGAACACCGGGATTTACATTTGGTAAAAAGGAAAAAAAGTTAGGTATAAGGGCTTCTGCAACAAAAGAACTTGTTTTTACTGACTGCGAGGTTCCAAAAGAAAATATTCTTGGAAAAGAGGGGCTTGGTTTTGTTGTTGCAATGAAAACTCTTGATATATCACGCCCGGGTGTTGCATCACAATCTGTTGGTATTGCACAAGGGGCACTTGACCTTGCGGTTGAATATGCAAGAAAAAGGGTTCAGTTTGGAAAACCAATAATATCATTTCAGGGCATACAGTTTATGCTTGCAGATATGGCAACACAGGTTGAAGCAGCAAGAGCTCTTGTTTATTCAGTGGCAAGAATGGTTGATTCGGGAAATACCAGGGTAAGCAAAGAGTCTGCAATGGCAAAACTTTTTGCCTCAGATACAGCAATGAAGGTTACAACAGATGCAGTTCAGATATTTGGTGGTTATGGGTATATGAGGGACTGCCCTGTTGAAAAGTTTATGAGGGATGCAAAGATTACACAGATATACGAAGGCACAAATCAGATACAGAGGTCAATAATAGGAACAGGTCTTATAAAAGAATTTGCTTCTTTATAG
- a CDS encoding beta-ketoacyl-[acyl-carrier-protein] synthase II — protein sequence MNRVVITGLGVISPVGNNTTAFWDSIINGKSGAGPITFFDPTNFPTKIASEVKSFDPSGCINPKELKRMERFIQFAICASKMAIQDAGLDLEKEDKNTIGVLVGSGIGGLPIMEEQMRVLIEKGPSKVTPFFIPMLIPDMASGLISIYYGLKGPNFCCASACASGNHSIGQAFRTIRYGDARVMVAGGTESCITQLGVAGFCALKALTTKNDQPEKASRPFDKERDGFLIGEGAGIVILEDIENARKRNAKIYAEVIGYGASSDAYHITAPDPLGDGAFRCMKSALNDAKLAPEEVVYINAHGTSTQLNDKIETIAVKKVFGDYAKKVAISSTKSMIGHLLGAAAGVELIASVLSIYHSVIPPTINYEYPDPDCDLDYVPNTARRRDVKIAMSNSFGFGGHNASIVLRKI from the coding sequence GTGAATAGAGTTGTTATTACAGGTTTGGGTGTTATATCTCCGGTCGGGAACAATACAACCGCATTCTGGGATTCTATTATAAACGGGAAAAGCGGGGCAGGACCTATAACATTTTTTGATCCGACAAATTTTCCGACAAAGATTGCATCAGAGGTAAAGAGCTTTGATCCATCAGGCTGTATAAACCCTAAAGAATTAAAAAGAATGGAAAGATTTATACAGTTTGCTATATGCGCTTCAAAAATGGCAATTCAGGATGCAGGTCTTGATTTGGAAAAAGAAGATAAAAACACTATTGGTGTGCTCGTCGGTTCAGGAATAGGCGGGCTTCCTATTATGGAAGAGCAGATGCGCGTTCTTATAGAAAAAGGACCTTCAAAGGTTACTCCTTTTTTTATCCCAATGTTGATTCCTGATATGGCATCCGGTTTGATATCCATCTATTATGGACTAAAGGGCCCTAATTTTTGCTGTGCCAGTGCCTGTGCATCCGGGAATCATAGCATTGGACAGGCATTTCGCACAATCCGGTATGGAGATGCCAGAGTTATGGTTGCTGGAGGCACAGAATCCTGCATCACACAATTGGGTGTTGCAGGATTCTGTGCCCTTAAAGCGCTTACCACAAAAAATGACCAACCTGAAAAAGCATCCAGACCCTTTGACAAAGAGAGGGACGGATTTCTCATCGGCGAGGGTGCAGGTATTGTCATACTTGAGGATATTGAGAATGCCAGGAAGAGAAATGCTAAAATATATGCAGAAGTTATAGGCTACGGTGCAAGCTCGGATGCATATCACATAACAGCACCCGACCCGCTGGGGGACGGTGCTTTCCGCTGTATGAAATCAGCACTGAATGATGCAAAACTCGCACCTGAAGAAGTTGTGTATATCAATGCACATGGAACATCCACACAGTTAAATGACAAAATAGAAACAATTGCAGTTAAGAAAGTGTTTGGTGATTATGCAAAAAAGGTTGCAATAAGTTCAACAAAATCTATGATAGGGCACCTTTTGGGTGCAGCAGCAGGGGTTGAACTTATTGCATCTGTTCTGTCAATATATCACAGCGTCATCCCGCCTACAATAAACTATGAATATCCAGACCCTGACTGTGATTTGGATTATGTTCCCAATACCGCAAGAAGGCGGGATGTTAAAATTGCGATGTCAAACTCTTTTGGTTTTGGCGGACACAATGCAAGTATTGTGTTGAGAAAAATATAA
- a CDS encoding acyl carrier protein: MSELVEKTKAIIVEQLGIKPEEVTPEASFINDLGADSLDTVELVMALEEEFGMEIPDEEAEKLKTVGDAIKYIEEKSVKK, encoded by the coding sequence ATGTCAGAATTGGTAGAAAAAACAAAGGCGATAATTGTTGAACAACTTGGTATAAAACCGGAAGAAGTGACACCGGAGGCATCATTTATTAATGACCTTGGTGCGGATTCACTTGACACGGTTGAGCTTGTTATGGCATTAGAAGAAGAATTTGGTATGGAAATTCCGGATGAAGAGGCTGAAAAATTAAAAACAGTTGGGGATGCCATAAAATATATAGAAGAAAAATCTGTGAAAAAATAA